From Caminibacter mediatlanticus TB-2, the proteins below share one genomic window:
- the ftsZ gene encoding cell division protein FtsZ: protein MDELFVINDMVDGPKIKVIGVGGGGNNMINYMSAKGIKDVELIAANTDIQALKTSKAHKKIQLGKSLTKGLGAGMRPEVGEKAAEESFEEVKAALEGADLVFISAGMGGGTGTGAAPIIAKAAREVGALTIGVVTKPFTFEGPRRRKLAEAGTNQLKNETNSIVVIPNDKILTIIDRKVGRREAFSLVDDVLYKAVSGISNMVISYGENDINVDFNDLKTVMSHQGLALMGVGEDKGENAAFNAIKKAIESPLLDNISIDGAMGVLVHFTLHEDYPLVEMEESMNLIYDKADEDADIIFGTTTDNSLAPDEIKVTIVATGFEKEKSANNKPSEKIEETVNEMLVRRKVSGGIELDSETLDIPTWLRKAKD, encoded by the coding sequence ATGGATGAATTATTTGTAATAAATGATATGGTAGATGGACCAAAAATCAAAGTTATAGGTGTTGGTGGTGGCGGTAATAATATGATTAATTATATGTCAGCAAAAGGTATAAAAGATGTTGAATTAATAGCAGCAAACACTGATATTCAAGCTTTAAAAACAAGTAAGGCTCATAAAAAAATTCAACTTGGAAAATCTTTAACAAAAGGTCTTGGTGCTGGTATGAGACCAGAAGTTGGAGAAAAAGCTGCTGAGGAAAGTTTTGAAGAAGTTAAAGCTGCGCTTGAAGGTGCTGATTTAGTATTTATTTCGGCTGGAATGGGTGGAGGTACTGGTACTGGTGCTGCTCCAATTATTGCAAAAGCTGCAAGAGAAGTTGGTGCTTTAACAATTGGAGTTGTAACAAAACCATTTACATTTGAAGGACCAAGAAGAAGAAAACTTGCAGAAGCTGGAACAAATCAATTAAAAAATGAAACTAACTCTATTGTTGTTATACCAAATGATAAAATTCTTACAATAATTGATAGAAAAGTTGGAAGAAGAGAAGCTTTTTCATTAGTTGATGATGTGTTATATAAAGCAGTAAGTGGTATTTCAAATATGGTAATAAGTTATGGAGAAAATGATATTAATGTTGACTTTAACGACTTAAAAACAGTTATGTCTCATCAAGGTCTTGCACTTATGGGTGTTGGTGAAGATAAAGGTGAAAATGCAGCATTTAATGCAATTAAAAAAGCAATTGAATCACCTCTACTTGATAACATTTCAATTGATGGTGCAATGGGTGTGCTTGTACACTTTACTTTACATGAAGACTATCCACTTGTTGAGATGGAAGAGAGTATGAATTTAATTTATGATAAAGCAGATGAAGATGCTGATATTATTTTTGGTACAACAACTGATAATTCATTAGCCCCAGATGAAATTAAAGTTACTATTGTTGCAACAGGTTTTGAAAAAGAGAAAAGCGCTAATAATAAGCCATCTGAAAAAATAGAAGAAACAGTAAATGAAATGCTTGTAAGAAGAAAAGTATCTGGTGGAATCGAGCTTGATAGTGAAACATTAGATATTCCAACTTGGCTTAGAAAAGCAAAAGATTAG
- the ftsA gene encoding cell division protein FtsA, with protein MKNLLAIDLGSSKTTAIIANYDEITDNISISGVGIAKTRGVKKGAIVNIDQASRSIKQAYNDAKRVAGVDVKKAIVSISSVYTKSIISYGIVNIPGNEITIKEINRAIQTALYNANIPQDYQLLQALPYDFKVDELSEIEDPAGMSGSRLEVSLHIIAVQKSGVENLKKTLKQAGLEIENIVSAGYASGLATLKDDEKELGVALIDIGATTSDLAIFVNKSLRHTDYLGVGSHHITNDLSMALHTPLSDAEEIKIKFGEYVKNDDELIEISVIGNEEEKQKASITTITQVIIARIEETFMLLNKEIEESGLKNKIGAGIVLTGGFTNFYNIKEIASQFFDGLPVRVGIPKKIDGLFENLKAPEFSTPIGLLLYGTKEGLTYEIDSNRQFRTKSSFEEISKNIENNSQIIQKEEKNEPKEELSSIMINNEPSFWQKIKTWLSNLF; from the coding sequence TTGAAAAATTTATTAGCAATAGATTTAGGTAGCTCAAAAACAACTGCAATTATTGCAAATTATGATGAAATAACTGATAACATTTCAATAAGCGGTGTTGGTATAGCAAAAACAAGAGGTGTAAAAAAAGGTGCAATTGTAAACATTGACCAGGCTTCTCGGTCAATTAAACAAGCATATAATGATGCTAAAAGAGTTGCAGGTGTCGATGTTAAAAAAGCAATTGTATCAATTTCATCAGTATATACAAAAAGTATAATAAGTTATGGAATAGTGAATATACCAGGAAATGAAATTACAATAAAAGAGATTAATAGAGCAATACAAACTGCCCTATATAATGCAAATATACCTCAGGATTATCAATTATTACAAGCATTACCGTATGATTTTAAAGTTGATGAGCTAAGTGAAATAGAAGACCCTGCTGGTATGAGTGGGAGTAGACTTGAAGTATCTTTACATATTATCGCAGTCCAAAAGAGCGGTGTTGAAAATTTGAAAAAAACATTAAAACAAGCAGGTCTTGAAATAGAAAATATAGTCTCAGCAGGTTATGCAAGCGGACTTGCTACTTTAAAAGATGATGAAAAAGAGCTTGGTGTTGCACTAATTGATATTGGGGCAACAACCTCTGATTTGGCTATATTTGTAAATAAATCATTAAGACATACTGATTATTTAGGTGTGGGTAGTCATCATATTACTAATGATTTATCAATGGCTCTTCATACACCTTTATCTGATGCGGAAGAAATAAAAATAAAATTTGGGGAATATGTTAAAAATGATGATGAATTAATTGAAATATCAGTAATAGGAAACGAAGAAGAAAAACAAAAAGCTTCTATTACAACTATAACACAAGTTATCATTGCAAGAATTGAAGAGACATTTATGCTTCTTAATAAAGAGATAGAAGAGTCAGGATTAAAAAATAAAATTGGAGCAGGTATCGTATTAACTGGTGGATTTACTAATTTTTATAATATAAAAGAAATTGCTTCTCAATTTTTTGATGGATTACCTGTAAGAGTTGGTATTCCTAAAAAAATTGATGGGTTGTTTGAAAACTTAAAAGCTCCTGAGTTTTCAACACCAATAGGTCTTCTTCTTTATGGAACAAAAGAAGGCTTAACATATGAAATAGATTCTAATAGACAATTTAGAACAAAATCTTCTTTTGAAGAAATTTCAAAAAACATTGAAAATAATTCTCAAATAATCCAAAAAGAAGAAAAAAATGAACCAAAAGAAGAACTTAGTTCAATTATGATTAATAATGAACCAAGCTTTTGGCAAAAAATAAAAACTTGGCTTAGTAACTTATTTTAA
- a CDS encoding peptidylprolyl isomerase, with product MIEWMQTHRKWLVITIWIATIAFVGAGFVGWGQFQFGKKTSTIAKVKDTEITIQDWQNAYNNLFDRVNQQLGGKLDEATAKKLGLQKEALDIAIQQGILRQYAKDLGLYVTDNDIAKKILEVFKNKQNYENYLKNTGQKAKDFENNLRKQLLVEKLLKYLNLKPQKTEIMTIASALYNADNLDIKVINKNNIKVDVDENEIKKYWEKNKNKYLSQNQYKIMIETIPLEGDVSEEELKKYYNENKLNYKNEKGEILSFEKAKNQVKIDYLAHKLKKKAIIAYKNLKNSKGNYKIITVNENNKLIPFDKMQILKNNGYLKPFVYNQQYITAKLIEELKPTPLPFEKVKNIVIKDYINEMSSKKLIEIANKTLQNFKGKNIGYVTKYDFNKIKNLPPNLAEMFLMSVFISQKPISVIFLPNKNNPEYAVLYNIREQKLLDEKEYEKNKKLVYNLTQSVINNELYNDLLNKLKNKYTIVKYIKDNG from the coding sequence ATGATAGAATGGATGCAAACTCATAGAAAATGGCTTGTAATTACAATATGGATTGCAACAATTGCTTTTGTTGGAGCTGGTTTTGTAGGATGGGGTCAATTTCAATTTGGTAAAAAAACTTCAACAATTGCAAAAGTAAAAGACACTGAAATAACTATTCAAGATTGGCAAAATGCATATAATAATCTTTTTGATAGGGTTAATCAACAATTAGGTGGAAAATTAGATGAAGCAACAGCAAAAAAATTAGGATTACAAAAAGAAGCATTAGATATAGCAATTCAACAAGGAATTCTTAGACAATATGCCAAAGATTTAGGATTATATGTTACTGATAATGATATAGCAAAAAAAATACTTGAAGTGTTCAAAAATAAACAAAATTACGAAAACTATCTAAAAAATACAGGGCAAAAAGCAAAAGATTTTGAAAACAATTTAAGAAAACAATTATTAGTAGAAAAACTTTTAAAATATTTAAATCTAAAACCTCAAAAAACAGAAATAATGACTATTGCTTCAGCTTTATATAATGCAGATAACTTAGATATAAAAGTAATAAATAAAAATAATATAAAAGTTGATGTTGATGAAAATGAAATAAAAAAATATTGGGAAAAAAATAAAAATAAATATTTATCGCAAAATCAATATAAAATTATGATTGAAACTATACCATTAGAGGGGGATGTTAGTGAAGAAGAATTAAAAAAATATTATAATGAAAATAAACTTAACTATAAAAACGAAAAAGGTGAAATTCTTTCTTTTGAAAAAGCAAAAAATCAAGTTAAAATTGATTATTTAGCACATAAATTAAAAAAGAAAGCAATTATTGCTTATAAAAATTTAAAAAATTCAAAAGGTAATTATAAAATTATTACTGTAAATGAAAACAATAAATTAATCCCTTTTGATAAAATGCAAATATTAAAAAATAATGGTTACCTTAAACCATTTGTATATAATCAACAATATATAACTGCTAAATTAATAGAAGAATTAAAACCTACTCCTTTACCTTTTGAAAAAGTTAAAAATATTGTAATAAAAGATTATATAAATGAAATGTCTTCAAAAAAACTTATTGAAATTGCAAATAAAACTCTTCAAAACTTTAAAGGTAAAAATATAGGATATGTAACAAAATATGATTTTAATAAAATCAAAAATTTACCTCCTAATTTAGCTGAAATGTTCTTAATGAGTGTTTTTATATCTCAAAAACCAATATCAGTAATATTTCTACCTAATAAAAACAATCCAGAATATGCAGTTTTGTATAATATAAGGGAACAAAAGTTGCTTGATGAAAAAGAATATGAAAAAAATAAAAAACTTGTGTATAATTTAACACAATCTGTAATTAACAACGAGCTATATAATGACTTATTAAATAAATTAAAAAATAAATATACAATAGTTAAGTATATAAAGGATAACGGTTGA
- a CDS encoding adenosylmethionine--8-amino-7-oxononanoate transaminase: MKNQEILEKDLKYNWHPCTQMKDHEFLPLIPIKKGEGVYLEDFDGNRYIDAISSWWVNLFGHCNPYINKKITEQLNTLEHVIFAGFTHMPAVKLAERICNLTKMDKVFYADNGSSAVEVAIKMSFHYWKNKGEIRPLFFSLENSYHGETIGALSVGDVGLYKDTYKEILIKNITIPIPKDKSEEETNKALRKARKIFEKYHKQTSAFIIEPLIQCAGYMKMHSAKFVKGLKNLCEEFNIHFIADEIAVGFGRSGSMFACEQAKIKPDFMLLSKGLTGGYLPLSLCLTTDEIYQAFYCDYTELKAFLHSHSYTANPLGCAAANATLDIFEKENVIEKNKEKSKYIWESIQKFKELPNVKEIRQTGMITAIEMIDYPWQERKGLQVYEYGLQNGVLLRPLGNVIYFMPPYIINKEEIDRMINVAYEGIKRVK; this comes from the coding sequence ATGAAAAATCAAGAAATTTTAGAAAAAGACTTAAAATATAATTGGCACCCATGCACACAAATGAAAGATCACGAATTTTTACCTCTCATTCCTATTAAAAAAGGAGAAGGTGTTTATTTAGAAGATTTTGATGGAAATAGATATATAGATGCAATTAGCAGTTGGTGGGTTAATTTGTTTGGTCATTGTAATCCTTATATTAATAAAAAAATAACTGAACAATTAAATACACTTGAACATGTAATTTTTGCAGGATTTACACATATGCCGGCTGTTAAATTAGCTGAGAGAATTTGTAACTTAACAAAAATGGATAAAGTTTTTTATGCAGATAATGGAAGTAGTGCAGTTGAAGTTGCAATTAAAATGAGCTTTCATTATTGGAAAAATAAAGGAGAAATTAGACCTCTATTTTTTAGTTTAGAAAATTCTTACCATGGCGAAACAATAGGAGCATTGAGTGTAGGGGATGTTGGACTTTATAAAGATACTTATAAAGAAATTTTAATAAAAAATATTACAATTCCTATACCAAAAGACAAAAGTGAAGAAGAAACAAATAAAGCTTTAAGAAAAGCAAGAAAAATTTTTGAAAAATACCACAAACAAACCTCAGCATTTATAATAGAACCATTAATTCAGTGTGCCGGATATATGAAAATGCATTCTGCTAAGTTTGTAAAAGGACTTAAAAATTTGTGTGAAGAGTTTAATATTCATTTTATTGCTGATGAAATTGCTGTTGGTTTTGGAAGGAGCGGAAGTATGTTTGCTTGCGAACAAGCTAAAATAAAACCAGATTTTATGCTTTTAAGTAAAGGACTTACAGGAGGATATTTACCACTTAGCTTATGTCTTACAACAGATGAAATTTATCAAGCCTTTTATTGTGACTATACTGAACTTAAAGCATTTTTACACTCTCACTCATACACAGCAAACCCACTTGGATGTGCAGCTGCAAATGCTACATTAGATATCTTTGAAAAAGAAAATGTAATTGAAAAAAATAAAGAAAAATCAAAATATATTTGGGAAAGTATTCAAAAGTTTAAAGAATTACCAAATGTAAAAGAAATAAGACAAACAGGAATGATAACTGCAATTGAGATGATTGATTATCCTTGGCAAGAGAGAAAAGGCCTTCAAGTATATGAGTATGGCTTACAAAATGGAGTTTTACTTAGACCTCTTGGCAATGTTATCTATTTTATGCCTCCTTACATTATAAATAAAGAAGAGATTGACAGGATGATAAATGTAGCATATGAAGGAATTAAAAGGGTTAAATAG
- a CDS encoding folate/biopterin family MFS transporter, which produces MIDFKNAIKNSLLNPIKHFKLRYLPLLMIYFAYGASGISGVAETFWVKEELKLSATALVSLGVWLSLPWSVKMVFGQLVDSVPILGSQRRAYVYIGAGLITIGTILLIGLAGNYDFVKFTSKENVYIISSLLSIIGFVLQDVVADAMSTEVVDRNQSEEKVQEELAYVQILGRLAISLAGVIVAGLSGWLAQIFSYETMFKISLLIPLISIIGVTIIKIDVAKPSPINCKILCGGLIFAVFIVLMGYGSYQEWQNKILKFIFKYSQEIIVVISLIVISYMISLILKDIDKKTRSFIIKTAIVIFVYRAMPSVGPGLQWWEIDVLGFDKAFFGTLSQIGAILSILGMWLFSDFIAKKPAHYTLLWLTIITTILFLPIIALYYNIPQSLGISPKTVALIDTAISSPFAQLSMIPLLTLIAIYAPEGKRATWFALMASLMNLALTTGGIFTKYLNEVFPVSRKIVENGNIITPMDYSNLGILMIIVTILNVTIPLVTIYYLMIRNKN; this is translated from the coding sequence ATGATAGATTTTAAAAACGCTATAAAAAATTCACTTTTAAATCCAATAAAACATTTTAAATTAAGATATTTGCCACTTTTGATGATATATTTTGCTTATGGTGCAAGTGGTATTAGTGGCGTTGCTGAAACTTTTTGGGTAAAAGAAGAACTTAAACTCTCAGCAACTGCTCTTGTTTCTCTTGGTGTTTGGCTTTCACTTCCTTGGAGTGTAAAGATGGTTTTTGGTCAGCTTGTTGATAGTGTACCAATTTTAGGCTCTCAAAGAAGAGCTTATGTTTATATTGGAGCAGGGCTTATTACAATTGGGACAATTTTATTAATTGGTCTTGCAGGAAATTATGATTTTGTAAAATTTACAAGTAAAGAAAATGTATACATTATTTCATCTCTTCTTAGTATAATTGGCTTTGTATTACAAGATGTTGTTGCTGATGCAATGAGTACAGAAGTTGTAGATAGAAACCAAAGTGAAGAAAAAGTTCAAGAAGAACTTGCTTATGTACAAATTTTAGGTAGACTTGCAATCTCACTTGCAGGAGTTATAGTTGCAGGTCTTAGTGGATGGCTTGCTCAAATTTTTAGCTATGAAACAATGTTTAAAATTTCTTTACTAATCCCCTTAATATCTATAATTGGTGTAACTATTATAAAAATAGATGTAGCAAAGCCTTCTCCTATAAATTGTAAAATTTTATGTGGAGGACTTATTTTTGCAGTTTTTATAGTATTAATGGGATATGGAAGTTATCAAGAGTGGCAAAATAAAATTTTAAAATTTATTTTTAAATATTCACAAGAAATTATTGTTGTTATTAGTTTAATAGTAATTTCATATATGATAAGTCTAATTTTAAAAGATATAGATAAAAAAACAAGAAGTTTTATAATAAAAACTGCAATAGTAATTTTTGTATACAGAGCAATGCCAAGTGTTGGGCCAGGTCTTCAATGGTGGGAAATTGATGTATTAGGATTTGATAAAGCTTTTTTTGGGACGCTTTCACAAATAGGAGCTATATTATCAATACTTGGAATGTGGCTTTTTAGTGACTTTATTGCTAAAAAACCAGCTCATTATACACTTTTATGGCTTACCATTATTACTACAATATTATTTTTACCAATAATAGCGTTATATTATAATATTCCACAAAGTTTAGGAATATCACCAAAAACAGTGGCTTTAATAGATACAGCAATATCTTCACCTTTTGCTCAACTTAGTATGATTCCACTTTTAACGCTTATTGCTATATATGCACCTGAGGGAAAAAGAGCTACTTGGTTTGCATTAATGGCAAGTTTAATGAATTTAGCCCTAACAACAGGTGGAATTTTTACAAAATATTTAAATGAAGTTTTCCCTGTAAGCAGAAAGATTGTAGAAAATGGTAATATAATAACTCCAATGGATTATTCAAATCTTGGAATTTTAATGATAATTGTTACAATTTTAAATGTAACAATACCGTTAGTTACAATTTATTATTTAATGATAAGAAACAAGAATTAA
- the htpX gene encoding protease HtpX: MAIVMLILMNIAVMASIYFSIFLIEMIFGIRLDPQSITGLAILAVIVGFSGSIISLLLSKWMAKMSMGVRIIETPQNEAERWLVETVAKLANKANIPMPEVGIFDGPPNAFATGPSKSNALVAVSTSLFDMMDTKEIEGVLAHEIKHIANGDMITMTLVQGVLNSLVFFISRLIANIIAPKDEEGNPNPFAYIAISFALEIVLSIFATMIAMWFSRYREYKADAGAVEIDGPEGIYYALAKLGQIPKDQIALPAEMKAFGIVGFISELFSSHPPIEKRLENIKRVARELGYNI; encoded by the coding sequence ATGGCAATTGTTATGCTTATTTTAATGAATATAGCAGTAATGGCCTCGATTTATTTTTCAATATTTTTAATTGAAATGATTTTTGGTATTAGACTGGACCCACAAAGTATCACTGGCCTTGCAATTCTTGCAGTAATTGTTGGATTTAGTGGTAGTATTATTTCACTTTTACTTTCTAAATGGATGGCTAAAATGTCAATGGGAGTTAGAATTATTGAAACTCCTCAAAATGAAGCTGAGAGATGGTTAGTTGAAACAGTTGCAAAATTAGCTAATAAGGCAAATATTCCTATGCCAGAAGTTGGAATATTTGATGGTCCACCAAATGCATTTGCAACAGGTCCAAGTAAATCAAATGCATTAGTAGCTGTTTCTACATCTCTTTTTGATATGATGGATACAAAAGAGATTGAAGGAGTTTTAGCTCACGAAATAAAACATATTGCAAATGGAGACATGATTACAATGACACTTGTACAGGGTGTTTTAAACTCACTTGTATTTTTTATTTCAAGACTTATAGCTAATATTATAGCTCCAAAAGATGAAGAAGGAAATCCAAATCCATTTGCATATATAGCAATCAGTTTTGCATTAGAAATTGTATTAAGTATATTTGCAACTATGATTGCAATGTGGTTTAGCAGATATAGAGAATATAAGGCTGATGCAGGAGCAGTTGAAATTGATGGACCTGAAGGTATTTATTATGCATTAGCAAAACTTGGTCAAATTCCAAAAGACCAAATTGCATTACCTGCTGAAATGAAAGCTTTTGGTATTGTTGGATTTATTAGTGAACTATTTAGCTCACATCCTCCAATTGAAAAAAGACTTGAAAATATTAAAAGAGTTGCAAGAGAGTTAGGATATAACATATGA
- a CDS encoding inositol monophosphatase family protein codes for MIPLQIVDERFKKIYEIILSAGEILKEGFSSAVSIQEKGIKDLVTEYDIRIENFLKEKLKKFNTNFVAEESFLTYDFSNSFIIDPIDGTTNFAHKIPHTAISVAYYENNKVIYGFVYNPILNEFFYAKKGEGAYLNDKKINVSKIDNFQRSLIATGFPYSSAENEEDLNFVITKLKHILPRCQDIRRLGSAALDLCYVASGRYEGFYEINLKPWDVAAGILILEEAGGIVSDNFGEEYDLIESKCIVASNGLIHEKFIEILNKK; via the coding sequence ATGATTCCTTTACAAATAGTTGATGAAAGATTTAAAAAAATATATGAAATTATTTTATCAGCAGGAGAAATTTTAAAGGAAGGATTTTCTTCTGCTGTTTCTATTCAAGAAAAAGGTATTAAAGACTTAGTTACAGAATATGATATTAGAATTGAGAATTTTTTAAAAGAAAAATTAAAAAAATTTAATACAAATTTTGTTGCAGAAGAAAGCTTCTTAACATATGATTTTTCAAATTCTTTTATTATTGATCCAATTGATGGGACTACTAACTTTGCTCATAAAATTCCTCATACTGCAATAAGTGTTGCTTATTATGAAAATAATAAAGTTATTTATGGATTTGTTTATAACCCTATATTAAACGAGTTTTTTTATGCTAAAAAGGGGGAGGGGGCTTATTTAAATGATAAAAAAATTAATGTAAGTAAAATTGATAATTTTCAAAGAAGCCTTATTGCTACTGGTTTTCCATATTCTTCTGCTGAAAATGAAGAAGATTTAAATTTTGTAATTACAAAACTTAAACATATCTTACCAAGATGCCAAGATATTAGAAGACTTGGAAGTGCTGCACTTGATTTATGTTATGTGGCAAGTGGTAGGTATGAGGGATTTTATGAAATTAATTTAAAACCTTGGGATGTGGCTGCTGGAATTCTTATTTTAGAAGAAGCAGGGGGAATAGTAAGTGATAATTTTGGTGAAGAGTATGATTTGATTGAAAGTAAATGTATTGTTGCAAGCAATGGCTTAATTCATGAAAAGTTTATTGAAATTTTAAATAAAAAATAA
- a CDS encoding ABC transporter permease yields the protein MLLREIQTRFGSQKLGYFWAVIEPMAMIIVFSIIHSHLGSKTPYNMIIFLAISFVTYNLYKDIIIMNLNSFQSNKALFVYKQVKPFDTLISRTLIEINIQIFVTIILLIIAYYLNIEIKVKNLLYVLLSIIWLIIFSFSLSLLFAVLSYFFENFAKIIKLIFLPMFFISGLFFTAKDLPDSIRNILLYNPVLQFEEMIHGFFFYSLDDRYVNYLYLLFWTIIPLFVGLWLYKKSEKKIIMS from the coding sequence TTGTTATTAAGAGAAATTCAAACAAGATTTGGATCTCAAAAATTAGGATACTTTTGGGCAGTTATTGAGCCAATGGCAATGATTATTGTGTTTTCAATTATACATTCTCATTTAGGTTCTAAAACTCCTTATAATATGATAATTTTTTTAGCAATAAGTTTTGTTACTTATAATTTATATAAAGATATTATTATTATGAATTTAAATAGTTTTCAAAGTAATAAAGCTTTATTTGTGTATAAACAAGTAAAACCATTTGATACTCTCATTAGTAGAACTTTAATTGAAATAAATATACAAATATTCGTTACCATTATATTATTAATTATAGCTTATTATTTAAATATTGAAATAAAAGTTAAAAATTTATTATATGTTTTACTTTCTATTATTTGGCTAATTATTTTTTCTTTTTCATTATCGTTATTATTTGCAGTCTTGTCATACTTTTTTGAAAATTTTGCTAAAATTATCAAATTAATTTTTTTACCAATGTTTTTTATTTCAGGGTTATTTTTTACTGCAAAAGATTTACCTGATTCAATAAGAAATATTTTATTATATAATCCAGTGTTACAATTTGAAGAAATGATTCATGGATTCTTTTTTTATTCTTTAGATGATAGATATGTAAATTATTTATATTTATTGTTTTGGACAATAATACCATTATTTGTAGGATTATGGTTATATAAAAAAAGTGAAAAAAAGATAATTATGTCATGA